The Nitratidesulfovibrio sp. SRB-5 genome includes a window with the following:
- a CDS encoding methyl-accepting chemotaxis protein, producing the protein MPHPTPGPAPAPGAATPLSMSVSAAPRFEASVALRIIALATFIALLFMAAILGGFLPQVRSDALQARQQELQHLVQAALKLVEGLDAKAGRGEIPLDEAKRRAADALRQMRYGNGDYFWINDDRTPYPTMVMHPTAPALEGQTLDKPAYNRGTHWRAAPGAPATEYPGGNRNLFQAFVDVAHQHGEGLVAYVWPKPRQGGGVTDQTYPKESYIAHYKPWGWIIGTGVYVDDLEVAAGRLRNMVLAVTAAILAVGCVLTVLVTRSVRTPLHALVAYARAVAAGDLDAQPRGTFRAELRGLKQSIASMVESLRMRIEEARTRTDEAAEHARRAQVATAEAEAARMRAEQARRDGMHEAAGMLEGIAAAIVDVADTVGRQVSLAGGGADAQKTRVAESSHAMERMDAAVAGMAGGAAGAADTADNAQGKAREGAEGVQRVKEAVVRVEKGAANLHASMADLSRKADSIGGIMAVISDIADQTNLLALNAAIEAARAGDAGRGFAVVADEVRKLAEKTMYATREVGEAIRAIQEGTAASARQVDAAVEAVTQANTQADTAGSSLDEIVRLASGVSAQVRAVATSGQEQAEVSADIVRSLGDVTTISEDTAQAMRDAERSLGDLNTEAQRLGDLVARFKEG; encoded by the coding sequence ATGCCCCACCCGACCCCCGGCCCCGCCCCAGCCCCTGGCGCGGCAACGCCGCTGTCCATGTCCGTTTCCGCCGCGCCCCGCTTCGAGGCAAGTGTGGCGCTGCGCATCATCGCCCTGGCCACGTTCATCGCCCTGCTGTTCATGGCCGCCATTCTCGGCGGATTCCTGCCGCAGGTCCGCTCGGATGCACTTCAGGCCCGGCAGCAAGAACTGCAACACCTGGTGCAGGCGGCCCTGAAGCTGGTGGAAGGCCTGGACGCAAAGGCCGGCCGGGGCGAGATACCCCTTGACGAGGCCAAGCGGCGCGCCGCCGATGCCCTTCGCCAGATGCGCTACGGCAACGGCGACTATTTCTGGATCAACGACGACCGCACCCCCTACCCCACCATGGTCATGCACCCTACCGCGCCCGCGCTGGAAGGCCAGACCCTGGACAAGCCCGCCTACAACCGGGGCACCCACTGGCGGGCCGCGCCCGGCGCCCCGGCAACGGAGTATCCCGGCGGCAACCGCAACCTGTTCCAGGCCTTCGTGGACGTTGCGCACCAGCACGGCGAAGGGCTGGTGGCCTACGTGTGGCCCAAGCCCAGGCAGGGCGGCGGCGTGACCGACCAGACCTATCCGAAGGAATCGTACATCGCCCATTACAAGCCGTGGGGATGGATCATCGGCACCGGGGTGTACGTGGATGACCTGGAGGTGGCCGCAGGCCGCCTGCGCAACATGGTGCTGGCGGTCACCGCCGCCATTCTCGCCGTGGGCTGCGTGCTGACGGTGCTGGTCACGCGGTCCGTGCGCACACCGCTGCACGCGCTGGTGGCCTATGCCCGCGCCGTGGCGGCGGGCGACCTGGATGCGCAGCCGCGCGGCACATTCCGCGCCGAATTGCGCGGGCTGAAGCAATCCATCGCCAGCATGGTGGAATCGTTGCGCATGCGTATCGAAGAGGCCCGTACGCGCACCGACGAAGCCGCCGAGCATGCCCGGCGCGCGCAAGTCGCCACCGCCGAGGCGGAAGCGGCCCGGATGCGGGCCGAACAGGCCCGGCGCGACGGCATGCACGAGGCTGCGGGCATGCTGGAAGGCATCGCCGCCGCCATTGTCGACGTGGCGGACACCGTGGGCCGCCAGGTCAGCCTTGCGGGCGGCGGCGCGGATGCCCAGAAGACGCGCGTTGCCGAAAGCTCGCACGCCATGGAGCGCATGGACGCCGCCGTGGCGGGCATGGCCGGTGGGGCCGCGGGCGCCGCCGATACCGCCGACAACGCCCAGGGCAAGGCCCGCGAAGGGGCCGAGGGAGTGCAGCGGGTCAAGGAGGCCGTGGTTCGCGTGGAAAAAGGCGCGGCCAACCTGCATGCAAGCATGGCCGACCTTTCGCGCAAGGCCGACAGCATTGGCGGCATAATGGCCGTAATCAGCGACATTGCCGACCAGACCAACCTGCTGGCCCTGAATGCGGCCATCGAGGCGGCCCGCGCCGGGGATGCCGGACGCGGCTTTGCCGTGGTGGCAGACGAGGTGCGCAAGCTGGCGGAAAAAACCATGTACGCCACCCGCGAGGTGGGCGAGGCCATCCGGGCCATTCAGGAAGGCACGGCGGCCAGCGCGCGCCAGGTGGATGCCGCCGTGGAGGCGGTAACCCAGGCCAACACCCAGGCGGATACCGCCGGAAGCTCGCTGGACGAAATCGTGCGGCTGGCCTCCGGCGTGTCCGCGCAGGTGCGCGCCGTGGCCACCTCGGGCCAGGAACAGGCGGAGGTGAGCGCGGACATCGTGCGCTCGCTGGGCGACGTCACCACCATCAGCGAAGACACCGCCCAGGCCATGCGCGACGCGGAACGGTCGCTGGGCGACCTGAACACCGAGGCGCAACGCCTTGGCGACCTTGTCGCGCGGTTCAAGGAAGGGTAG
- a CDS encoding thermonuclease family protein: MRLSAPFPFRLPRQPGLPNLSRRIPWRMLARPGSLLGLLLALALWTLAGLEPWQGLVVGVPDGDTIVVRDERGHDVRVRLYGIDAPELRQRGGEQARDKLLRMVMDRKVYLVTIDRDGYGRDVAHVRTSPFPWMATVASSGVAPRAASTTASRQDARATAGTAGDGLPPELTDDVNGDLLRAGQAWFYGEYCRLPYPCLAWYFDAGKARETNIGLWKARNPTPPWEWRRKNR; encoded by the coding sequence ATGCGCCTGTCCGCACCGTTTCCATTCCGCCTGCCGCGCCAGCCGGGCCTGCCGAATCTGTCGCGCCGCATCCCGTGGCGCATGCTGGCCCGCCCCGGCTCGCTGCTGGGGCTGCTGCTGGCGTTGGCCCTGTGGACCCTGGCGGGGCTTGAGCCATGGCAGGGGCTGGTGGTCGGCGTGCCTGACGGCGACACCATCGTGGTGCGCGATGAGCGCGGGCATGACGTGCGAGTGCGCCTGTACGGCATCGACGCGCCGGAACTGCGCCAGCGCGGGGGCGAGCAGGCCCGCGACAAGCTGCTGCGCATGGTCATGGACCGCAAGGTGTACCTTGTGACCATCGACCGTGACGGCTACGGGCGTGACGTGGCCCACGTGCGCACCAGCCCGTTCCCCTGGATGGCGACCGTGGCTTCTTCCGGCGTGGCCCCGCGAGCCGCAAGCACGACCGCCTCGCGGCAGGATGCACGAGCCACGGCGGGTACCGCCGGTGATGGGCTTCCGCCCGAACTTACCGATGATGTGAACGGTGACCTGCTGCGGGCCGGGCAGGCATGGTTCTACGGCGAATACTGCCGCCTGCCCTATCCCTGCCTTGCCTGGTATTTCGACGCAGGCAAGGCACGGGAGACCAACATCGGGCTTTGGAAGGCCCGCAACCCGACTCCGCCGTGGGAATGGCGGCGGAAGAACCGGTAG
- a CDS encoding TetR/AcrR family transcriptional regulator translates to MKRDTILLTAAKLFAERGFNNTPTSLLAKEAGVAEGTIFRHFKTKDDIFLTLIRNVKDQLISDIEKYLEVRAPETSVEKVVSIIKSFYVFVKKNRMEFCLIFRDAPTRYGERNDDVFLAIKEIYSYLNEYLLVALRDGQRDGSVRTDINVEDTACMIVGIMVGIVRTIHFQFVEPTDDLLRNVIDNVSRFLKP, encoded by the coding sequence ATGAAGCGCGACACCATTCTGCTTACCGCCGCCAAGCTGTTTGCCGAGCGCGGGTTCAACAACACCCCCACCAGCCTCCTCGCCAAGGAGGCGGGCGTGGCGGAAGGCACCATCTTCCGTCATTTCAAGACCAAGGACGACATCTTCCTCACCCTGATCCGCAACGTGAAGGATCAGCTCATCAGCGACATCGAGAAGTATCTCGAGGTGCGCGCCCCCGAAACCAGCGTGGAGAAGGTGGTCTCCATCATCAAGTCGTTCTACGTGTTCGTGAAGAAGAACCGCATGGAGTTCTGCCTGATCTTCCGCGACGCGCCCACCCGCTACGGCGAACGGAACGACGACGTGTTCCTGGCCATCAAGGAAATATACTCCTACCTCAACGAGTACCTGCTGGTGGCCCTGCGCGACGGCCAGCGTGACGGCTCGGTGCGCACCGACATCAATGTCGAGGACACCGCGTGCATGATCGTGGGCATCATGGTGGGCATCGTGCGCACCATCCACTTCCAGTTCGTGGAACCCACCGACGATCTGCTGCGCAACGTCATCGACAACGTCAGCCGCTTCCTGAAGCCGTAG
- a CDS encoding tetratricopeptide repeat protein: MSQTNRAQGRQQQDGDYVRKSTMYMAVAVALVVGAFLGVQVTSLYSPAPVQEKRAVSAPSQQAQNGPANQISPDVMGRILEMEQAVLKDPNDVAAWTKLGHLYFDTDQPKKAIPAYEKSLALKPNDPDVLTDLGVMYREDHQHDRALATFEKAIAANPKHQIARFNKGIVLYFDLERKDDAMKAWRELLAINPDAKAPNGQPLKEMMQSLQQQSK; this comes from the coding sequence ATGTCGCAGACAAACCGAGCGCAGGGCCGTCAGCAACAGGACGGCGACTACGTCCGCAAGTCCACCATGTACATGGCCGTGGCCGTGGCGCTGGTCGTTGGCGCGTTCCTTGGCGTGCAGGTGACGAGCCTGTATTCGCCCGCTCCCGTGCAGGAAAAGCGCGCCGTGTCCGCCCCCAGCCAGCAGGCCCAGAACGGCCCGGCCAACCAGATATCGCCCGACGTCATGGGCCGCATTCTGGAAATGGAGCAGGCGGTGCTGAAAGACCCCAACGACGTGGCCGCATGGACCAAGCTGGGACACCTGTACTTCGACACCGACCAGCCCAAGAAGGCCATCCCCGCCTACGAGAAGTCGCTGGCGCTCAAGCCTAACGACCCGGACGTGCTGACCGACCTTGGCGTGATGTACCGCGAAGACCACCAGCACGACCGCGCCCTGGCCACCTTCGAGAAGGCCATCGCCGCCAATCCCAAGCACCAGATTGCCCGCTTCAACAAGGGCATCGTGCTGTACTTCGACCTGGAACGGAAGGACGACGCCATGAAGGCCTGGCGCGAACTGCTGGCCATCAACCCCGACGCCAAGGCCCCCAACGGCCAGCCGCTGAAGGAAATGATGCAGTCGTTGCAGCAGCAGAGCAAGTAG
- a CDS encoding response regulator, translating into MAAWLLLACCLATWPPIIAHAATAAPAAANATRPEATPPAAAPALSNATRALDTFSLLATQPLAPFMEFLVDPTGTLSVDELLSPSHQAGFTPLGNGLPLFRSGSTWLRLTLAPRPSDGQNRQLLLDLGRDLPGNATLFLAKRNQPGEPNEWQAQSPEGGNVFTLPDPVGKPLPIYVKLDGVPGPWFAPMLRTPQNAAANNDGLARPLVIGVLVAVLALCLLRGVFERGEWRLWTSLFVAAVLAQAVAGQPPTPAGYVPLRGLPGVLAPGLALMLLPHVGRHLLRTREHAASADMQLRVVSLAGAVLALLPLAPGMAWSSRLLALWPLLLVLLLPAAVACKFRKLPGSRRFLTGCLAALIGAGVGIAGLASPVPAVWISTAPLWGLALLALLVAGTSAPRPTEAEGSLTGGRGYRVRKSPAAERPDLDDPLADEPTLRMISPEELRGGLAPSPRTPAALATGDALPPDETAARQGSARQDSGLDDSMADEPLELSLGDVLPELDGTPTMRGSRRLARAAAMTGRTDFSTGFAAGGDDGDEGEALPHAGSSLDPLALARMEEALLAPIDAMLQELDGLENCALPPAARSHAEAVGTAGRQLASIAEDLGRVAAPQRSAPRRAVFDLQRMLRDAHDAVADRAERKGLAISWFMAPHLSQLYEGDAGQLGELLRLLAESSVRSTDKGSVHMSVRRVPDSTDPGHLLFTVSDSGAGAPPHKRSVSALARAWEMADAAGGTLTVESGRGQGTTISFTARLVALSGDATAPRPFVGVDLTDDLRVARPTPDAVTAADHLHLGPVAPHRPLQVIVADDVPSNRQLLAFFLEGLPHAPLEARGATEAGILYRRAPSGLIIMDGDMPEDDIVAALASIRAFEQEHGLPPVPVLALVSHEAQAERMLTAGCTETLEKPLTRSGLRAAVERLAPPHAEPQPQPEYADYAGYGAAAAELPHGEEGDDAHAAPPEFAELPDLFLSAADNDADAGAAGHVGHIGHAGADGLSLVGDAAPAWDAPETTRDDASPSDAPAYPHDDSAMDALPELQDEGLAPNETEADAGAPHEDASDAPAPAEPVPAEPTSWHPWDRPVAGTPVAGVPEPAPHAAENDGGNADAAHAMAHEAEPDETEELPDLFGADIFAVGHADPAAGQQPSASGVAATGAPHGNGGLPEGGSLLDLIVTDAEDSEPGADTPTASGQAPAAPAPTPPASPLAAGAAATVAAAATPTEMAPPAWDDYFEESVGDPTPVKPAPTQPVAGAAAATTRQERADAHPENAATAVRKPAAPADGGEWVGDPMPMEPHRSTAHAGASASSSYGAAARLERWERAQRAQQQGQRPVPHPSPEQRGQQVAEQAPALPQPDTRPIRDLSAEVRPGYRPKQPAGQVTTGLAQPGQAHPGQAQPGQAQPGQTQAGQPQPGQAQAAASTAQGAQGAQTAQTGQTGRTTQTGQTAQTGPAVPAWPAGQQTGPALPPQMQYTRPQPGQQAPPAPSAQPGHAPVQVSPGQVSYGQAAHASPHSRTATPPQAAPAKSFAERIAERIAVHLGRGADRARSPENDATRRDPSQAAPAQPARSGAAPARPASPVPPVASGGRRTEPHVNMGDDIEPFIPGLLETLDAALDDARRGRADGSTFAVQEAAARIAGKAESFGLRVLERIARCVERAATADDMEAVRDLLPELEAAVERNRIALAPRAGQAGRRG; encoded by the coding sequence ATGGCTGCCTGGCTGCTGCTGGCCTGTTGCCTTGCGACGTGGCCTCCCATCATTGCGCATGCCGCCACGGCGGCTCCCGCCGCCGCCAATGCGACACGCCCCGAGGCCACTCCTCCCGCCGCCGCGCCTGCGCTTTCCAACGCCACCCGTGCGCTGGACACATTTTCCCTGCTGGCCACCCAGCCGCTGGCCCCGTTCATGGAATTTCTGGTGGACCCCACCGGCACGCTGAGCGTGGACGAGCTGCTCTCGCCCTCGCACCAGGCCGGGTTCACCCCACTGGGTAACGGCCTGCCCCTGTTCCGCTCCGGCTCCACCTGGCTGCGCCTGACCCTGGCCCCCCGCCCCTCGGACGGACAGAACCGCCAGCTGCTGCTGGACCTTGGCCGCGACCTGCCCGGCAACGCCACGCTGTTCCTGGCCAAACGCAATCAGCCCGGCGAACCCAACGAATGGCAGGCGCAGTCCCCCGAAGGGGGCAACGTGTTCACCCTGCCCGACCCCGTGGGCAAGCCGCTGCCCATCTACGTGAAGCTGGACGGCGTGCCGGGGCCGTGGTTCGCGCCCATGCTGCGCACCCCCCAGAATGCCGCCGCCAACAACGACGGACTGGCCCGCCCGCTGGTGATCGGCGTGCTGGTGGCCGTGCTGGCCCTGTGCCTGCTGCGCGGCGTCTTCGAGCGGGGCGAATGGCGGTTGTGGACCAGCCTGTTCGTTGCCGCCGTACTGGCCCAGGCCGTGGCGGGGCAGCCGCCCACGCCCGCGGGATACGTGCCGTTGCGCGGCCTGCCCGGCGTGCTGGCCCCCGGCCTTGCCCTGATGCTGCTGCCCCACGTGGGGCGCCATCTGCTGCGCACCCGCGAACACGCGGCCAGCGCGGACATGCAGTTGCGTGTTGTCTCGCTGGCCGGTGCCGTTCTGGCCCTGCTGCCGCTGGCGCCGGGCATGGCCTGGTCCTCGCGCCTGCTGGCGCTGTGGCCGCTGCTGCTGGTGCTGCTGCTGCCCGCCGCCGTGGCCTGCAAATTCCGCAAGCTGCCGGGGTCGCGCCGTTTTCTGACCGGATGCCTGGCCGCGCTGATCGGGGCCGGGGTGGGCATTGCGGGGCTGGCATCGCCGGTGCCCGCCGTGTGGATTTCCACCGCCCCGCTGTGGGGCCTGGCCCTGCTGGCCCTGCTGGTGGCAGGCACCAGCGCTCCGCGCCCGACCGAGGCCGAGGGCTCCCTGACCGGCGGACGCGGCTACCGCGTGCGCAAGAGCCCGGCGGCGGAACGTCCCGACCTGGACGACCCGCTGGCCGACGAGCCCACCCTGCGCATGATCTCGCCCGAAGAACTGCGCGGCGGGCTGGCCCCGTCTCCGCGCACCCCCGCCGCGCTCGCCACCGGGGACGCGCTGCCCCCCGACGAAACCGCCGCACGCCAAGGCTCCGCCCGCCAAGACTCCGGCCTTGACGACAGCATGGCCGATGAGCCGTTGGAACTTTCCCTTGGCGACGTGCTGCCGGAACTGGACGGCACGCCCACGATGCGCGGGTCGCGCCGCCTTGCCCGCGCGGCGGCCATGACCGGACGGACCGACTTCTCCACGGGTTTCGCCGCTGGCGGTGACGACGGAGACGAGGGGGAGGCCCTGCCCCACGCCGGTTCCAGTCTGGACCCGCTGGCACTGGCCCGCATGGAGGAAGCCCTGCTGGCCCCCATCGACGCCATGCTGCAGGAACTGGACGGCCTGGAAAACTGCGCGCTGCCCCCCGCCGCCCGCAGCCACGCCGAGGCCGTTGGCACCGCCGGTCGCCAGTTGGCCTCCATTGCAGAGGACCTTGGCCGGGTGGCCGCGCCGCAGCGCAGCGCGCCGCGCCGGGCCGTGTTCGACCTGCAACGCATGCTGCGCGACGCCCACGATGCCGTGGCCGACCGGGCGGAACGCAAGGGCCTGGCCATCTCGTGGTTCATGGCGCCGCATCTTTCGCAGCTGTATGAAGGGGACGCGGGCCAACTGGGCGAACTGCTGCGCCTGCTGGCCGAAAGCTCGGTGCGTTCCACGGACAAGGGCTCGGTGCACATGTCGGTGCGCCGCGTGCCCGACAGCACGGACCCCGGCCACCTGCTGTTCACCGTCAGCGATTCCGGCGCGGGCGCGCCGCCGCACAAGCGCAGCGTCAGCGCACTGGCCCGGGCGTGGGAAATGGCCGACGCCGCCGGGGGCACCCTGACCGTGGAAAGCGGGCGGGGCCAGGGCACCACCATTTCGTTCACCGCGCGGCTGGTGGCCCTTTCGGGCGACGCCACGGCGCCGCGCCCCTTCGTGGGCGTGGACCTGACCGACGATCTGCGCGTGGCCCGGCCCACGCCCGATGCCGTGACGGCGGCGGACCACCTGCACCTGGGGCCGGTGGCCCCGCACCGTCCGTTGCAGGTCATCGTGGCCGACGACGTGCCCAGCAACCGCCAGTTGCTGGCCTTTTTCCTGGAAGGGCTGCCCCATGCCCCGCTGGAGGCGCGCGGCGCCACCGAGGCGGGCATCCTGTACCGGCGCGCGCCCTCGGGCCTGATCATCATGGACGGCGACATGCCCGAGGACGACATCGTGGCCGCCCTGGCGTCCATCCGCGCCTTCGAGCAGGAGCACGGGCTGCCCCCGGTGCCGGTGCTGGCCCTTGTGTCGCACGAGGCGCAGGCCGAACGCATGCTGACCGCCGGGTGCACCGAAACGCTGGAAAAGCCCCTCACCCGCAGCGGCCTGCGCGCCGCCGTGGAACGCCTGGCACCGCCCCATGCCGAACCGCAGCCGCAGCCCGAATACGCGGACTACGCCGGATACGGGGCTGCGGCAGCGGAACTGCCGCACGGCGAGGAAGGCGACGACGCCCACGCCGCGCCGCCGGAATTCGCGGAACTGCCGGACCTGTTCCTGTCCGCTGCCGACAACGACGCGGATGCCGGTGCTGCTGGCCATGTCGGTCATATCGGCCATGCCGGGGCAGACGGGCTTTCGCTGGTCGGGGATGCCGCCCCGGCGTGGGATGCCCCCGAAACCACGCGGGACGACGCCTCTCCGTCCGATGCCCCGGCGTACCCCCATGACGACTCGGCCATGGATGCACTGCCGGAATTACAGGACGAGGGGCTTGCGCCCAACGAGACCGAGGCCGACGCGGGTGCGCCGCATGAGGACGCATCCGACGCGCCTGCGCCTGCCGAGCCTGTGCCTGCCGAGCCCACGTCGTGGCATCCCTGGGACCGCCCGGTGGCCGGAACGCCGGTGGCCGGAGTACCGGAACCGGCGCCGCACGCGGCGGAAAACGACGGCGGCAACGCCGACGCCGCCCACGCCATGGCCCATGAGGCAGAACCGGACGAGACCGAAGAGTTGCCCGACCTGTTCGGCGCGGACATCTTTGCCGTGGGCCACGCCGACCCCGCCGCAGGGCAGCAGCCCTCGGCGTCCGGGGTGGCCGCCACCGGCGCACCGCACGGGAATGGCGGACTGCCCGAGGGCGGATCGCTGCTGGACCTCATCGTCACCGACGCCGAGGATTCCGAACCTGGCGCCGATACCCCGACCGCATCGGGCCAAGCACCGGCAGCGCCAGCCCCAACGCCCCCGGCCTCGCCCCTTGCCGCAGGGGCCGCCGCCACTGTCGCGGCTGCGGCAACGCCCACGGAGATGGCTCCCCCGGCCTGGGACGACTATTTCGAGGAATCCGTGGGCGACCCCACTCCCGTGAAGCCCGCCCCGACCCAGCCGGTTGCGGGTGCTGCCGCCGCCACAACCCGGCAGGAGCGCGCCGACGCGCATCCCGAAAACGCGGCCACTGCGGTGCGCAAGCCCGCGGCCCCCGCCGACGGCGGTGAATGGGTGGGCGACCCCATGCCCATGGAGCCGCACCGGTCCACCGCCCATGCAGGGGCCAGCGCCTCTTCGTCCTACGGGGCGGCGGCGCGCCTGGAACGCTGGGAACGTGCCCAGCGGGCCCAACAGCAGGGGCAACGCCCCGTGCCCCACCCGTCGCCGGAGCAAAGGGGGCAACAGGTTGCGGAACAGGCCCCGGCCCTTCCGCAGCCCGACACCCGGCCCATCCGCGACCTGTCGGCTGAAGTGCGCCCCGGTTACCGTCCCAAGCAGCCCGCCGGGCAGGTGACGACCGGACTGGCGCAACCCGGACAAGCGCACCCCGGACAAGCGCAGCCCGGACAAGCGCAGCCCGGACAGACACAGGCCGGACAGCCCCAGCCCGGACAAGCGCAGGCTGCCGCGTCGACTGCCCAGGGAGCCCAAGGCGCCCAGACTGCCCAGACAGGCCAGACAGGCCGGACGACCCAAACGGGCCAGACTGCCCAGACAGGCCCGGCAGTTCCGGCGTGGCCCGCCGGACAACAGACCGGCCCGGCCCTGCCGCCGCAAATGCAGTACACCAGGCCCCAGCCGGGGCAGCAGGCGCCCCCGGCGCCCAGCGCGCAGCCCGGCCATGCCCCCGTACAGGTTTCACCCGGACAAGTTTCGTACGGTCAGGCCGCGCACGCTTCGCCGCACTCGCGGACAGCCACGCCGCCGCAAGCCGCCCCCGCCAAGAGCTTTGCCGAACGCATCGCGGAACGCATCGCCGTGCACCTTGGCCGGGGCGCGGACCGCGCCAGAAGTCCGGAAAACGATGCGACGCGGCGTGACCCGTCGCAGGCAGCCCCGGCCCAGCCCGCCAGGTCCGGCGCCGCACCGGCGCGCCCGGCTTCTCCCGTTCCGCCCGTTGCTTCTGGCGGTCGGCGGACAGAGCCGCACGTGAACATGGGCGACGACATCGAGCCCTTCATCCCCGGCCTGCTGGAAACCCTGGATGCCGCCCTGGACGATGCCCGGCGCGGTCGGGCCGACGGCAGCACCTTTGCCGTGCAGGAAGCGGCGGCGCGCATCGCGGGCAAGGCGGAAAGCTTCGGCCTGCGGGTGCTGGAACGCATTGCCCGCTGCGTGGAACGGGCCGCCACCGCCGACGACATGGAAGCGGTGCGCGACCTGCTGCCCGAACTGGAGGCCGCGGTGGAACGCAACCGCATCGCCCTGGCCCCGCGCGCCGGGCAGGCTGGCCGCCGGGGCTGA
- a CDS encoding magnesium transporter CorA family protein, with product MFTIHKTIDGALTPIDHIEPDCWVNLSNPSDEELRRASVLLGIPLDYLTDPLDADERARLEHEDGVLLLVIRVPLENETDVRVPYLTLPIGIVITRSAVVTVCRSPRDIVTELLNGRARTMDTARRLCLAIHLLQRTAITYLNDLKDINRRTAFIEQRLQQSMRNQELIELLNIEKSLVYFTTSLKANDIIMEKLLRTRTLRISEEESDLLEDAITENRQAIGMTNIYSDILSGTMDAFASIISNNMNTVMKFLTGFTIILMIPNIITGIYGMNIDTPLHDSPYAFGIVSGVTVGLCMVAWLVFIKKRWL from the coding sequence GTGTTCACCATTCACAAGACCATCGACGGCGCACTGACCCCCATCGACCACATCGAGCCAGACTGTTGGGTCAACCTTTCCAATCCCTCTGACGAGGAACTGCGACGGGCCTCGGTGCTGCTGGGCATTCCGCTGGACTACCTGACCGACCCCCTGGACGCCGACGAACGCGCCCGTCTGGAGCACGAGGACGGCGTACTGCTGCTGGTCATCCGCGTGCCCCTGGAAAACGAGACCGACGTGCGCGTGCCCTACCTTACGCTGCCCATAGGCATCGTGATCACCCGCTCCGCCGTGGTCACGGTGTGCCGCTCGCCGCGCGACATCGTGACCGAACTGCTGAACGGACGCGCCCGCACCATGGACACGGCCCGCCGCCTGTGCCTGGCCATTCACCTGCTGCAACGCACCGCCATCACCTACCTGAACGACCTGAAGGACATCAACCGGCGTACCGCGTTCATCGAGCAGCGCTTGCAGCAATCCATGCGCAATCAGGAACTCATAGAGTTGCTGAACATCGAAAAGAGCCTCGTGTACTTCACCACGTCGCTCAAGGCCAACGACATCATCATGGAAAAGCTGCTGCGCACCCGCACCCTGCGCATAAGCGAAGAGGAAAGCGACCTGCTGGAAGACGCCATAACCGAGAACCGCCAGGCCATCGGCATGACCAACATCTACAGCGACATCCTTTCCGGCACCATGGACGCGTTTGCCTCCATCATTTCCAACAACATGAACACGGTCATGAAATTCCTGACCGGGTTCACCATCATCCTGATGATCCCCAACATCATCACCGGCATATACGGGATGAACATCGACACCCCCCTGCACGATTCGCCGTATGCCTTCGGCATCGTCTCCGGGGTGACCGTGGGGCTGTGCATGGTGGCCTGGCTGGTGTTCATCAAGAAACGCTGGCTGTAG
- a CDS encoding DUF1499 domain-containing protein — protein sequence MSSSILHDPGALRTVLLVLLLAAGAWFPWPQGPVRTAHAAQPDQPAGAHQPAGPVRLPACPDRPNCVITQAEGAVRDGQYIEPLPFTGDAATAMRRLAVALGALPGCTVTEMDGLTVRAQCRSKVFGFIDDVVCVADPAASVVHLRSAARSGWWDFGVNRDRSEQLRRRFLGLSR from the coding sequence ATGTCTTCGTCCATCCTTCACGATCCCGGCGCGTTGCGCACCGTGCTGCTTGTGCTGCTTCTTGCGGCGGGCGCATGGTTCCCATGGCCCCAGGGGCCAGTCCGCACCGCCCATGCCGCCCAGCCCGACCAGCCTGCCGGAGCACACCAGCCTGCCGGGCCCGTGCGCCTGCCCGCCTGCCCCGACCGCCCCAACTGTGTCATCACCCAGGCCGAAGGCGCCGTGCGGGACGGGCAGTATATCGAACCTCTGCCCTTCACCGGCGACGCGGCCACGGCCATGCGCCGTCTGGCCGTGGCTCTGGGCGCCCTGCCCGGCTGCACCGTGACCGAAATGGACGGCCTGACCGTGCGCGCCCAGTGCCGCAGCAAGGTCTTCGGCTTCATCGACGACGTGGTGTGCGTGGCAGATCCGGCGGCTTCCGTGGTGCACCTGCGTTCCGCGGCCCGTTCCGGCTGGTGGGACTTCGGCGTCAACCGCGACAGGTCCGAACAGTTGCGGCGCAGGTTTCTGGGGTTGTCCCGCTAG